From Nitrospirota bacterium, a single genomic window includes:
- a CDS encoding radical SAM protein, with protein MNRLKDDKLGFCRSGLKAVVSSASPHLGEEPPLSGAKGSGTIFFANCNLRCVYCQNYPISQLGTGTERTPGEISCQMTWLQEQGCHNLNLVTPTHFMPQILKALGIARERGFDLPIVYNTSGYDSVESLKLLDGIVDIYLPDMRYSDEAVARRYSAASQYPEVNRAAVREMYRQVGNLVVDETGLAKRGLIIRHLVLPGGLSGTESVMKFLAEEISKDVHISLMSQYFPAYKATQIKELSRRITAGEYEEARQIMDKYGLENGWVQEFE; from the coding sequence GTGAACCGTCTGAAGGACGACAAACTCGGCTTCTGCCGTTCCGGCCTGAAGGCAGTTGTTTCGAGCGCGAGCCCCCATCTCGGCGAGGAACCGCCTCTTTCGGGAGCGAAGGGTTCGGGGACCATTTTTTTCGCCAACTGCAATCTGCGGTGCGTTTATTGCCAGAACTATCCTATCAGCCAGCTCGGGACCGGCACGGAGCGTACGCCGGGCGAGATCTCCTGCCAGATGACCTGGCTGCAGGAGCAGGGGTGCCACAACCTGAATCTGGTGACGCCGACCCATTTCATGCCGCAGATCCTGAAGGCGCTCGGCATAGCACGGGAGCGAGGGTTCGACCTGCCCATCGTGTACAACACGAGCGGCTACGATTCGGTTGAATCGCTCAAGCTCCTTGATGGCATCGTGGATATCTATCTGCCGGACATGCGGTATTCCGATGAGGCTGTTGCACGGCGCTATTCTGCGGCGTCCCAGTATCCGGAAGTCAACCGGGCTGCCGTCCGGGAGATGTACCGGCAAGTGGGCAACCTGGTCGTCGATGAAACCGGCCTGGCAAAGCGAGGGCTCATCATCCGCCACCTCGTCCTGCCGGGCGGTCTCTCCGGCACCGAGAGCGTGATGAAGTTCCTGGCCGAAGAGATTTCGAAGGATGTCCACATCAGCCTCATGTCCCAGTACTTCCCGGCGTACAAGGCAACCCAGATCAAGGAGCTGTCTCGCAGGATCACGGCCGGGGAATATGAGGAGGCGCGGCAGATCATGGACAAGTATGGGCTCGAGAACGGGTGGGTGCAGGAGTTCGAGTAA